The DNA region CCCGATAGCCCACGACTTGCCCCTGCCGCATCGTCAGGTGGCTCTTCCCATGGTTCTCCGGCAAGCAACGGCCTGGGACCGCGATCTCGGAGGTTACGAGAAAATGTCCACAGTTACCTCGAAACGACGGCTCACCGCTGGTGCGGCCCTCGTGGTCGCGGCGCTGATGACCACCACGGCGTGCGGCGGCGGCGACAGCGAAGGCGGCGGCAAGTCGAAGGGCGCCGGCTTCAACGCGGCGTTCAACAAGGTTGCCAACCCGTCCACCAAAAAGGGTGGAACGCTGAAGATGGTCGGCAAGCAGGACCTCGACTCCGCCGACCCCCAGCGTGCCTACTACGGCATGGCCTGGGACTTCATGCGCTTCTACACCCGCCAGCTGGTCACGTACGACACCAAGCCGGGTGTGGCCTCCACCAAGCTGGTCGGCGACCTGGCCACCGGCCCCGGTGAGATCACGGACGGCGGCAAGACCTACACGTACAAGCTGCGTGATGGCCTGACCTGGGAGGACGGCTCCAAGCTGACCTCCAAGGACGTCAAGTACGGCATCGAGCGCATCTGGGCGACGGACACCATCACCGGTGGCCCGCAGTACCTGAAGCAGACGCTGGACCCCAAGGGCGAGTACAAGGGCCCTTACAAGGACAAGTCCGCGGACAAGCTCGGCCTCAAGGCGATCGAGACGCCCGACGACAACACCATCATCTTCAAGCTGCCCAAGCCGAACGGTGACTTCGAGCAGTTCCTCGCCATGCCGTCCGGCTCGCCCGTGAAGGCGGAGAAGGACACCGGGGCGAAGTACACCCAGCGCCCGTTCTCCTCCGGCCCGTACAAGTTCGAGTCGTACAAGCCGGGCAAGAACATCGTGCTCGTCCGCAACGACAAGTGGCAGAAGGCCTCCGACCCGCTGCGCGCCGCGCTCCCGGACAAGGTCACCGTGACGATCTCCGCCAACCTGGAGGAGAACGACAAGAAGCTGATGGAGGGCGACTACGACGTCGACCTCAACGGCACCGGCATGACCCAGTCCGGCCGCGTCACCGCCGTCCAGGATCACAAGGACAGCGTCGACAACATGCAGACGTCCTTCGTCCGCTACGTCGCGCTCGTCCACACGGCGAAGCCGCTGGACGACGTCCACTGCCGCAAGGCCGTCTTCTACGCCACCGACTTCGCCGGTCTCCAGCAGACCCGCGGTGGCGAGATCGCCGGTGGCGCGATAGCCAACAGCACCCTGCCGGTCTCCATCAAGGGTCACAGCGACTACGACCCGTACGGTGTCCTCGCCCGCAAGGGCAAGCCGGACGTCGCCAAGGCCAAGGACGAGCTGAAGCAGTGCGGCCACCCGACCGGCTTCTCCACCAAGCTCACCGCCCGTAACAACAACCCGGGCGAGGTCGACGCCGCCGAGGCGCTCCAGGAGCAGCTCGGCAAGGTCGGCATCAAGATCGAGGTCGACCCGCTCGACGGCGCCGAGGCGTCCAGCATCACCGGCTCGCCGTCCGTCGTGAAGAAGCGCGGCTACGGCATGACGATGAGCGGCTGGGGCCCGGACTTCCCGTCCGGCCAGGGCTTCGGCCAGCCGCTGTGGGACAGCCGGTTCCTCGCGGACACCGGTAACTACAACGAGTCGCAGATCAAGGACCCGCAGGTCGACAAGCTCTTCGACAACGCGATCGCGGAGACCGACCCGGTCAAGGCCGGCGAGATCTACAAGCAGATCGACAAGCGGATCCTCGACCAGGCCGACTGGATGCCCTTCATCTACGAGAAGAACATCACCTGGCGCGGCAGCCGTCTGACGAACGCCTACATGTCCGACGCCTACAACGGCCGTTACGACTACGTCTCGCTCGGCGTCGTCAAGTAGTCGCTGTAGTCAACAGCATTCGCAGTCAACCCGGTTGACTGTTCCACCGCCGCCGAAACCCGCCAGTCCGAAGGGCAGGTGAGGGCCGGGGCGATGGCCGGGAGCCCCCACAAGGGGTTCCCGGCCACCGCCGGGCCGCACACAGTGCTTGCTTATCTCATCCGGCGCCTGTTCGCCGTAGTCATCATGGTGCTCGTCGTACTGCTCGCGACGTTCACCATCTTCTTCATGCTGCCCAAGTGGGCGGGTCAGGACGTCGCAGTCCTCTTCGCCGGCAAGGCCACGGGTGTCGAGCAGCTCCAGGGCATCCGGATCAAACTGGGTCTCGACGACCCCCTCCTTGTCCAGTTCTGGGACTTCGTCAAGGGCATCCCGATGGGGCGCGACTACGCGAACGGTGACGATGTCACCCACTGCGCCGCTCCCTGCTTCGGCTACTCCTTCCGTACCGAAGTTCCGGTCTGGACCACCCTCAAGGACGCGCTGCCCGTCACCGGCGCGCTCGCCGCCGGTGCCTGCGTGCTGTGGCTCCTCGGCGGTGTCGCCACCGGTGTGGTGTCCGCGCTCCGTCGCGGCAGCATCTGGGACCGCGCCGCGATGACCACGGCACTGGCCGGCGTCTCGCTGCCGATCTTCTTCACCGGCATGGTCGCGATGGGCCTGTTCGTGCACAACTTCGGCTGGGTGCACATCGCCGACAACCTCTCCACGGACGACGGCATCGGTACCTGGTTCCAGACCCTGATCCTGCCGTGGATCGTGCTCGCCTTCCTGAACGCCGCGATGTACGCCCGCCTCACCAGAGCCACCATGCTCGAAGTGCTCGGCGAGGACTACATCCGCACCGCCCGCTCCAAGGGCCTGGGCGAGGGCACCGTCATCACCCGGCACGCCCTGCGGTCCGCGATGACGCCGATCCTCACCGTCTTCGGCCTCGACATCGGCGTGCTCCTCGGTGGCGCAGTCCTCACCGAGTCCACGTTCAACCTGCCCGGGCTCGGGCTCGCCGCGGTCCAGGCGATCAGCAACAAGGACCTGCCGGTGATTCTCGGCGTCACCCTGTTCGCGGCTCTCGCGATCGCCGTCGCCAACCTCGTCGTCGACATCATGTACGCCGTCATCGACCCGCGAGTGAGGCTGGGATGACCGAACTGCACAAGAGCGGTGCCGCGCTGAGCGAACCCTCCCCGGCCGGCTCGCCCGCTCCCACCGCCTTCCTCGAAGTGCGCGACCTCAGGGTGCACTTCCCGACCGACGACGGCCTGGTCAAGTCCGTCGACGGGCTCAACTTCCAGCTGGAGAAGGGCAAGACCCTCGGCATCGTCGGCGAGTCCGGCTCCGGGAAGTCCGTCACCTCGCTGGGCATCATGGGCCTGCACACCGCCGGCCAGTACGGCAAGCGCAAGGCTCAGGTCTCCGGCGAGATCTGGCTGGACGGCAAGGAGCTGCTGTCCGCCGACCCCGACGAGGTGCGCAAGCTGCGCGGCCGCGACATGGCCATGATCTTCCAGGACCCGCTGTCCGCGCTGCACCCGTACTACACGATCGGCAAGCAGATCGTGGAGGCGTACCGGGTCCATCACAAGGTCGACAAGAAGACCGCCCGCAAGCGGGCCGTGGAGATGCTCGACCGGGTCGGCATCCCGCAGCCCGACAAGCGCGTCGACAGCTACCCGCAC from Streptomyces sp. NBC_01591 includes:
- a CDS encoding ABC transporter substrate-binding protein, whose translation is MSTVTSKRRLTAGAALVVAALMTTTACGGGDSEGGGKSKGAGFNAAFNKVANPSTKKGGTLKMVGKQDLDSADPQRAYYGMAWDFMRFYTRQLVTYDTKPGVASTKLVGDLATGPGEITDGGKTYTYKLRDGLTWEDGSKLTSKDVKYGIERIWATDTITGGPQYLKQTLDPKGEYKGPYKDKSADKLGLKAIETPDDNTIIFKLPKPNGDFEQFLAMPSGSPVKAEKDTGAKYTQRPFSSGPYKFESYKPGKNIVLVRNDKWQKASDPLRAALPDKVTVTISANLEENDKKLMEGDYDVDLNGTGMTQSGRVTAVQDHKDSVDNMQTSFVRYVALVHTAKPLDDVHCRKAVFYATDFAGLQQTRGGEIAGGAIANSTLPVSIKGHSDYDPYGVLARKGKPDVAKAKDELKQCGHPTGFSTKLTARNNNPGEVDAAEALQEQLGKVGIKIEVDPLDGAEASSITGSPSVVKKRGYGMTMSGWGPDFPSGQGFGQPLWDSRFLADTGNYNESQIKDPQVDKLFDNAIAETDPVKAGEIYKQIDKRILDQADWMPFIYEKNITWRGSRLTNAYMSDAYNGRYDYVSLGVVK
- a CDS encoding ABC transporter permease codes for the protein MLAYLIRRLFAVVIMVLVVLLATFTIFFMLPKWAGQDVAVLFAGKATGVEQLQGIRIKLGLDDPLLVQFWDFVKGIPMGRDYANGDDVTHCAAPCFGYSFRTEVPVWTTLKDALPVTGALAAGACVLWLLGGVATGVVSALRRGSIWDRAAMTTALAGVSLPIFFTGMVAMGLFVHNFGWVHIADNLSTDDGIGTWFQTLILPWIVLAFLNAAMYARLTRATMLEVLGEDYIRTARSKGLGEGTVITRHALRSAMTPILTVFGLDIGVLLGGAVLTESTFNLPGLGLAAVQAISNKDLPVILGVTLFAALAIAVANLVVDIMYAVIDPRVRLG